From the Mesorhizobium koreense genome, the window GCAGATCGCCGCGGCGCCCCGCCAGATCCATGCGCGCCTGCGCAGCGCCGCCGGATCGAACGTTCCAAGCCCGGCTTCCCTGAAGATCACCTCCGTCAATAAGTTCCTGAGGAAGAAACTGCGCCTCTCGATGCGCGGCAGGGCCGACTGCCGCTGCGGGGGGAGGCCGAAGGACGAGGAGAGCGCCGCGGTCAGGCGGTCGATCGGCGCACCTTCCTGCGTGGCGGAGGTAAGATAGACGCCGCGCAGCCACGGGCTGTCCTCGTAGCGGCTTTCGCCGAAGATCGTGTCGACCAGGAGCTTGATCGGTGCGGAAAGGCTCTCCAGTTGCGCCGGGAAGCGGAAGATGTCGGCGCGGGTCGGGAGCCGGTCCTCGTCTTCGAGACGCGGCACCATCCGTTGTTCGAGTTGGGCGGCAAGCCTCGATATCTCGCGGCCGACAGCCTCGGCGTCGGCTCGCTTGTCCAGCGGAAAGGTCGCGCCCCAGACCTGCTCGCGCGCCTGCGTCGTCAGATTGGCGAAAAACGGCTCGAAACCCTTGATGAGGTCGGCCTTGGTCAGCATCAGATAAACCGGAAGCCGGATTTGAAGCCGTTCGTTCAATTCGGCAAGGCGCTTTCGGATCTTGCGCCCATGCGTCCGTATCGCCTCGTCTCCCTCGGAGAAAGTGTCGATGGAGAGGGCGACGATGACGCCGTTGAGCGCCCGGCGGCCCCTATGCTTTTTCAGGAGGTCGAGAAAGCCGAGCCATTCCGCCGCGTCGGCGTCGGGCTGGCTTTCCTGCTGCACATAGCGGCCCGCCGTGTCGATGAGGACGGCGTCTTCGGTGAAGAACCAGTCGCAATTGCGGGTGCCGCCGACGCCGTGCAGATCGTCGCTGAGGTCGATCGGGAAATTCAGCCCGGATTGGCGCAGCGCCGTGGTCTTGCCGGTCGCAGGCGGGCCGACGATCACGTACCACGGCATGTCGCGCAGAAATTTGCGCTTGCCGAATTTGCGCCGCCGGAGCTCCGCCATCACCTCGCCGAACTTTTCGCCGACGGCCGCCACCGCTTCCTCGCCAGGGCTGGGGAGGGTTGCCTCGGCAGTGGGCGCGACCTCGGCGACGAACAGGCGGTTGGCGCGGATCGCCCGGCGCTGCGCCGCGATCAGCCAGATCAGCCACAGGATGACGACGCCGGCGATCATCGCCACGCGCACGGTCTGTGAGGCGAAGGGCACATAGGGTCCGACGCTTACGATCGGGCCGAAGATCCAGATGATCAGCGACAGCAACGCTATCCCGATCAGCGTCCACAGCCAGCGCGACGTCAGCATGGACCAGAGGAAGCGGAACAGGAACATCCTAGAGCCTCTTCTCGACCAGGACCTCTACGCGCCGGTTCAGCGCCCGCCCTGCGCGGGTCCCATCGTCCGCGATCGGTTCGGTCGCCGCCCGCCCTTCGGAACGGATGCGTTCGCGCGGGACGCCGTATTGAACGAGCAGGTCCGCGATGGTCTGCGCGCGAGCCTCCGACAGGCGCTGATTGTTCGAAAGCGGGTTGGAACGCTGGAGCGGCACGCTGTCGGTGTGTCCCACCACCGTGATGTTGCCGATCACATCCTTGTTGTCGATGATGACCTTGGCGATCGAGGCGATGAGCGGCTGAAAACTGTCCGTCAGTTCTGCCCGCGACGACTGGAAGACTTCGGGATCGGTGGCCTGGATGAGGAGCGTGGCAAGGGAAATGCTTTCGTGACCCTTGAGGGCCGGCCGCAGCCCTGCCGGCGCGGCCGCTTCGAATTCGGGCAGCAGCGCGAAATCGACCTTGACGGGAGGCGGGGCGGCGGCCGGCTTCTCCGGCGCTGGTCGGGCGATTTCGGACTGCGCCGCCGGCGGCATGCTGCGCACAAGGGCGGAAAGCTCCGCCGTCCGGCTACCGAGCAAGGTAGAGAGGACGAGATAGATGATGGTGGTCAGGACCGCGGCCGCGGCCGCCATCACCCAGATCGGGACGGTGAAGCGCGACGGTTCGTCGGAAGCGGCGACCCCCTTCCAGTTCGGCGACAGCGGCGCGCCCTCCGCATCGGCATCGCGCAGGAAACGGGCGGTCACGACCCGCACCGCATTGATCGAACGGTCGCCGGCCCGGCCCGGCACCCTGTACTTGCCGCGGAAGCCGAGCGCCATGCAGTAGTATTGAAGTTCGAGCAGTTCCCTGTCGCGGTTCGGGTGGCGTTCAAGTTCTTCGAGCCGCGCAAAGAATTGCGCGCCGGCGTCGACGTCGCCACGCAGCATCACCACGAGCGGCTGACGTGGCCAGGCGCTGGCTCCGCCCCATGGCGTGTTGAGAGCGAGGTCGTCGAGGAGCGCGCCGACGAGCCAGGCCGCCTGGTCGGCGCGCGCCAGCGGCGATCCGGCGGCCACGGTGGCATCGCGCGCCTGGATCAGTTCGTCGAACAGGCGCGCCCGCAGCGCCTCGGGGTTTTCGGGCGGCAGCGCGCTTTCGAGCTCGGGGGCGAATTCAAGGAGCGATGCGAAAGCGTTCACGAGCTGGTTGGGATGAGCCCGTCTGTGATCGACGGGTGGCGCCCCCGAAATGGCTCCCCTCGGGACCTGCACCGGCGAGTTGATCAGGCGAATGCGGGTGCGTTCCCGATCCTCCGACAGCCCAAAAGGATCGTCCCGGCTCATGGGCTCACCTGTTCACCGAGAAGCAATCGACCTGCGGCTCGCTGGGGAGCACGCCGGAAACGCCGATGACGAAGCCGGGCGCGTCGAGCAGCGAGGCCCAGTGCTCGCTCTTCTGGTCGAGTTCAAGGCAGAGGCGGTCGCCGTCATAGGGGATTTCGCGCGGCTGCGAATGCAGCGGCTTCAGCGGGATGCCGGGGAGGCGCGATTTCCACAGGCCTTCGAATTCATCGGCGGCGCCGACCGTCACTTGGTTGACGAAAATCTTGCGAAGCGCGTCCTCGGAAAGCTCCGAGCCGACGCGCACGACGATACGGCTCTGGACCAGGAGCTTCGGGTTGTCGATGCGCACCTTCCACACATTCGTCGAGTGGCGCATGACGGGAAGCGCGCGCGATTTCGGCTCGACATACCGCAGGCTGAGGATGAGCGAACGCAGTGTGTCGGCCAGTTCCGCGAAAGCCGGCCCCGGCGCCATGTGATCGTAGGGCGGTAGCTCGCGGAGCCGCCTGTTGCTCGAGCCGAAGGTCGCCATGGAGCCGGCAAGGCCCGAGAGCTCGAGGAACAGTTCGGCCGGGTGATAGACCTCCTGCGCTAGTACGTGCGCTAGGCGCGGTCTCGCCGTGTTGGCGAGATGCAACATCATGAGGTCCTCGACGCTGCGGCCCGGCCCGCCCAGCACCATCTTGCCGTGGGCGTCCGCGATCTGGTCGAGACCCGTGATGATCTCCTGCATCAACTGCGCGTACCAGGGCGCTGCAGCCGTCGCCAAAGCCGGCGGCAGGAAGGTCTCCTCGGTGGCAATGCCGCCGTCGGCGCGCAGGCCGTGGATTTCCGTGACGGGAAGAGCCGTGTAGCCGCCCACCGATTTGCCGGGTGGCAGCAAGACTGCCTGCGGCCGGGCGATCTCGATCTCCTCGGGGTCGGCACCGCCGGCGACGGCGTCGCGGACGGTGACGATGCGTCCACGGTAGCGCGCGCCGGTCGGCTCGGCATGCGCTGGATCGAAACCGATGCCGCCCGGCGGTTCGAGCGGCAGCGCGATGAGGACCGGGCCGCCCGTGGTGTCGGCCGTGACAGCCAATGGACGCGGCGCGTCCATCGTGTCCGGAATGGAGAACGGCGTTCCATCCGGAAAGATGCCGCGCGCCGACGATACGGCGATCTGCCCGGCCTCAAGCTGGGCGGGATCGAGCGTCAGCGCCCGGAAGCCGAACGTGTGCAGGTTGCCGGCCTGCAGGGCGCCGCGCACCGTTGCTTCGAGGAAGCGATCCTGCTGCTGGAAATGCTGGGTCCTCAGGAAAAGGCCTTCGGACCACAGCACCCGGTTGGCATCGCTCATTGCGCCGATCTCCACCCCTGTCGGTTTTTTGCGCTAGGCCGAGATGCCGCCGGCACCCAGCCTGACGTTAAGCGTGATCTTCGATCCCGGCGGCACCGATCGTGTGACCCGCCAGGAGCGCCCGTTGGGCTGCCGCAAGAGGGCGACGAGACCGATCGCGGCAGCGTCTGCCTCGACCGTTATCGCCTTGGATGCCGTCCGCCCCGGGCCGACGGCGACCTGTTCCTGCCCGATGAGGTCGGCGCCGAGCGTGCCGGCTGCGTTGCCCTCGAGCGCGAAGTAGTCGGCCGAATTGAACTTTCCGGTTGAGCGAAGACGATAGATCATGACCGTCACCGGCCGGTCGCTGCCGTCGGGGGCGGGGTTCATGCCCTTTTCGCCGGCGAAGTTGAGGACGACGGACGAGGGCTTGGGCGGCCCGCTCTGGCAGGCGCTCAACAGTCCGACTGCGCCCAGGGCAAGGACAAATTCGCGACGATCCAGCATGTTCTACTCCTCCTCATAGGCATTGCGGAAATCGGCCCCGATCTCGCCCAGGAAGCGCTGTTCGGCGCTGGCGGCGATTTCGCCATGGCGTTTCTTGTAAAGTTCCCAAAGCTTGGCGCCGCGGCCTCCGGCCAGCACCTTGTCGAGCGCCGATGTCGATTTCAGCTCTTCCTCGAAGGCAACGGGATCGAAGCGGTCGATCATGCGCCGCAATGCCCCCTGGACCCCGCGCCAGGCCCGCACGTGGTGCTCCGCCAGATCGCGGACCGCATCGGCGATGGCCTCGTCTCCCTGCAGGAAGCCGGCACTGCGCCCGGCGGTGATGGTGGCCAGCGCATCGTCCACCGTCGGCAGGAATTTCAGCGGGTTCACCGCCGACGCGCCGACGACCGTCTGGGCGACGCGGGCATTGCCCTTCTCTTCCGCGCGTTTGCGCAGCAACTGCATCAGCCCTTCCATCATCAGCCGGTACTGCCGCCCGAACCTTTCCATCTCGGCTAAGGGGTCGCGGTCCGAAAGATCGGCCGGGTCGAGCCCCAGGCCGCGCAGGAACGCCTCGCGCAGCGCGGACTCCGAATAGAGCGCGGCCGCGCGCGGCATCTTGGCCGGGGCGGCGCCCGCCGCCGGTGGAGGCACGGCTGCCTTTCGAGCCGGAGGCAGGTTCCAGGCATTTTCCGGCCGCTCCTGGGCGTCTTTCGCGGCCGACGGGTCTTCCCGGCCCGCCTTCGGCGCTTCCGGACGACCGAAGTCGAAATCGGCGCCACCGCCGGCCCATTCCGTGGTGGTGTGCTCGGTCGCCTGTGCAGGTTGTTCGCCGGGATGCGGATCGAAGGAAAAGGCAGCGTCCCCCTGTCCGTGTCCATATGCCGGCGGCGGACTTCCGGGGTCGGGCGTGGAAACGGGATCGAGGCTGAACGGATCGTCGAAGGCGGGCGAACGCAAGGGCTCTTCGGAGTTGCGGAACGCTCCGGCGACCGGCCGCTCGAACGGGTCGGGGAGTTCGGCCGGCCGCGGCCGCGCGGGCTCTTCCTCGGCGCGGATCGAGAAGAAATCGTCGCGGTCGAGGCTGACCGACGAGCGAGCGCCTGGTGACGGAGTGCCGGCATCGGCGGTGCGGTTCCCGCCTATGTCCGCGCCCTGAAGATCGACGCCGACGATGTAGTCGCCGAGCCTGAGGCGCATGCCGCTCATCAGCCGCGCCGAGTTGCCGCGCCCGAGCGGGCTGCCGGCATCGTCGATGAAGAGTCCGCTGCTCGACGTGTCGGTGACGATATATCCGCCCCGCTCGGCGCTGATCCGGCAATGCGTGCGCGACACGAATTGATCGGGGTCATCGATCTGCCAGTCCGCTTCGGTGCTGCGCCCGATGACGAGTTCGCCTTCGTCGAGACGTGCCTGACGCACCGTCTGTGCACGGGGGCCGTGTTCTATCGTCAGAACAAGGCTCATGCCGCGGCCCCCGAAGCTTCGGGACGCCAGCCGACGATCGTGCGCAGGCGCAGATCATCCGCGTCCGCAGCGTCGTCGGCCGGCGCCAGCCAGGCGGTCCGCCCAAGCTGCGATTTCCCCAGGCGTGCCTGCGGCACCTCCGGCCGGGCAAGCACGAGACGAAGATCGACGTCGAGGCCTTCGCCGATCAGATCGCGGACGGCCCGCGCGAAAAGGCGAAGCCGGCCGCTGCCAGGAAGGAACGACATATAGGTCTTGAGGTCGAGCGGGCCGACAAGGATTTCGATGCGGCTCTGGCGACTGAAGGTGCGTGGTCCGATCGTGGCGGCGCTGCCGAGGCTCGCATGGGCGGCGCTGAGGCGTGTCTGCAGGGAAACCGGCACCGTAAGCCATGCCGCGACAAACTCCCTGAGGCGCACCGGCACGCCGAACGCCTCGGCAAGAAACTGCGTAAGCCGTTCGGGTCCGTCGCGCTGTATGGCAAGCGAGGCGGACTGGGCGACTTTCACGCGGTCGAGCCCGGTGTTGTCCCCGGTGCCTTCCTTTTCACGAGTACCGGGCAGCCCGATGCCCGCCATCGACCTCAGCATCGCCAGCAAGCGGTCACCATCGGCGCGCTCCACCTGGACGGCGGGCATGGCGTCCGCCCAGGCCCGGTAGAAGAGCGCGGTCAGCCGATGCTGGAGGACGTTGACGAAGTCGACAAACGTGGTGTCGCTCGTCTCCTTCGCTTCCTGGCCGGCGAACCATCTCTGCGAGAGCCGGTCCATCACCCAGCGCGTCACATGGAGCGGCATCGGCCCTTCCGGCCCGAGCAGCCCGAAATTCGCGACCGTGACCCGAGCGGGAGTTTTCTCCCCCTCGGCCGTGAAATGCATCACGTCGCGCGGAGAAAAACCGAGGCGGACATGCTGGTCGAGCCGTGCGGGCTCGCGTGCCAGACGTCCCGAATGGCCGAACAGCCGACCTTCGCGCTCCAGACGACGCAACAGCTCGAAGAAATCGAAGGCTTCCGAAAGCGGCGTCGCGGCTTCTAGATGAGGTAGCGATTGCCCGGCGTCATCGGCCATGACACATCCTCCTGCTTCTGCATCAGCCGGGTGCGCGTGCGCACGAATCCATTGATGCCGGCGTGACGCGCGAACAGCCGCGACAAAAGGGCCGACAAAAGCAGCGTGCTCTGGCCGGCCAGCACCGACTGATCGACATGCAAGACAATTTCGATGCCGCGCCCGAAGCACATTGGTCCGGCGATCGGTAGCCGCTCCACGACCGGGCGTGAATCCACGCGGCTGATCGAGCGCACGTGGCGTGCGAGGCCCGGATCGCCGCGGTCGGCGTAGAGGTCGAGAACGGCATAAAGCGGATCGGCGCCGCGGCCCTCGGCGGCGAGGCTCAGGAAATTGAGCGAAAGCTGCGAGACGAGCCGCCAGGCGAGTTCATCCGTCCGCGATTCGCCTTCCGCGCCGGCAGGCAGCGCGGCCGATATGGAGGATCGCGGCGGCCTCAGCGCCCCGAGGAGTTTCACCGTATCGACCGGGTCGCCGCTCTCAAGAGTCAGTGTCGGCGTATCGTCGAGGATCGGCAGGTCGCGGTTCGTGCACAATGCGACGACGTCGAGGCGCTTGAGAGGGCGGCTGGGCGTCGATCCGGCCGGTCTCGATACGGCGAGAAAGAGATCGTCGCCCGTATAGGACGTCCGGGTGACGCCTTCGCGCCGCTCGTCCTCGGCGGCACGCCGGGGCCGTCGCTCGGTCGAATAGACCCAGCCGCTGCCGCGATTCTGGTCAAGGCCGAACAGCGCGGGAACCTCGCTGTCCGAACCTTCGCTATCCGCGTCCTCCACGCGCAGGACGCGATAGATCTCGAAATCCCTCGGCCGCGTGCGGTCGGCATGCAGGATCTGTCGCGTGCGCCGGTTGTCCAACTCGATAATATTGCATTCGCGCTCGAAGAGGTTGATCACCGGCGTGGCGAAAAGAGCGAAATGCTCCGCCGCGACATCTGCGAGTTCCGGGATCGGGCGGCTCAGGAGAAAGACGATCTCCAATTCGCCGTTCGAGGCTTTCACCACGGGCCCGAGACCATTGACACGAACATAGTGGAATCGCTCGGGCATAACGAAATATTCGCGCAGGAGCCTGTAGCCCTCGAAGGTCTCGCGCGTGCGCGGCAGTAGCGCCTCGCCGTCGCCGATGCCCGCCATCTCCGGCGGCGGCAGCACCGCCAGGTGTTCCGTCTTCCCCGCCGAGCGGGCGCAAAGCGCGCCGCAGGCGCCGAAGATCGCATCGAAAAGCGCAGGCGCCTTGGCCCGGCCGGCGAAATGGAAATCGAGCCGGTCGACGGCGAGTTCAGAAAGCAATCCCTTGCCGCTGCGGCGCAGCGTGATGCGGAGCGCGGCCTCACCCGAAACGCCATCGGGTGCAGCGATCCCCGCCGTGGCAAGCGCGCTTCTGTCCTGAAAATAGGCGGCCGATGCGATCTCGATCGGCCATAGCGGGACGTCCTGCACAGTCGTGTAGGTAGAGCGTGTGGAAAGGCCCGGCTGCAGCCCGGAGACGAGGCGGGTGCCGCGCGGCACGACATGCCCGCCGATCATCGTCTGCACCTGCTGCCCCGGCTTTAGAACAGCCATGGCCGTGGCCGGGGTAGGCGCTATCAGGTCGGGATAAAGAACGTCGATGACGGCGCGGGCGAAACGCGAGCGCTCGGCATCCACCTTCAACCGGGTGCGGGCCGCGAGAAACGCCACCCCGTCCAGGAGCCGCTCGACATAGGGGTCGGGGCAGGGGACGGTATCGAGCGAAAGATTGCGCGCGACGGCGGGATGCATGTCGGCGAATTCGGCCGCGAGATCACGGATATGCGTCAGTTCCTCTTCGTAATATTCGAGAAAGACGCGGTCCATCTCAGCCGTCCGTGATGTCCGTGCGGGCCATCCCGTTATCGAGATTGACGGTGGTCCTGAGGCGCAGCCGCTCCGGTGACGGCGTCGTGATCAGCACAGCGTCGATGTCGATCTTCAGGCCGACATTCTTGTCGCCCAGTGCTACGGTCACCGTGGTGGCGCTATCCTTCAAGCGCGGCTCGTAGGTGGCAAGGATGGCCCGGATTTCCTTGGCGAGACTGTCGCGGTCGAAGTCCCGGGAAGAGCGCCCGGAGAAAGACGGGACGCCGTAATTCACCACGCTGCGGCGCGCCAGCGGAAAGTCGGCCAGAGCGGGCGGATCGTCTTCCGTCTGTTCCGCTTCGAGGTCGGAGAGCAGCGGGGTGGATTCGAAGCGCTCCGAATTGAAAAGCGCCTCGATATCGCGCCGGACCGCTTCGCGCAGCACGGATGCCGAGACGACGACCCCGCGCCTTTCCAGTTCCCCTCGATTTTCGTTCTGCATCACAAGGCGGTGCAGGCGCTTGACGCATTCGGGCGAAAGGTCCGCATCCGTGTCGATTGCCCGCCTTCCGCCGGCCAGAAGCGTCTCCAGTTTCTCAGCCCCCAGTTCCTCCACCAGCGCCTGTCGCAACGCGTCGATTTCCGACATCAGCCCGGGCAGGTCGTTGACCAGACGATCCCAGAGCGAGGGCTGGAACGCTTCCCGCCTCGCTTTGCCGGCGCCCTGCGCAATACCGTTGTCTTTGCGTCGCAAGCGCCCGTCACTTGCCGACATGGACATCCATTTCGATCTCGTGCTCGCCATCGTAATTGAAGCCGATGGACTTGTAGGCGAAGCTCACCTTGTCTTCGATCAGGTCGGGGTCGGTGGTGCTGGCGGCCATCTCGTAATCGGTGACCGATGCATCCTTCAGCGTAATGACGAGGTAGTCCTTCGTCTCGCCCTCGATCGTCCGCCTTGCCGAGAACTTGACCTCGTCCATGAGCGTGTTTTCGAAGAGCGCTTTTTCCAGATAGGGGGAAGACATGTCGTAGTGCTTGGTGAACGCGATCGTTCCAAGCGCCACCCGTCCGCGCCGCGACAATGAGTTCGGGTCGTGTGGCGCCTTCATTTCGAAGTTCAGGCCGAAAACCTCGATCTCGTCCTCGTGGCCATCGCGTTTGCTGGGGCCTTTGATGTCGGGAACCTTGAGAAATCCGTCTATTTTCATTCGCGTCTCTTCAGGCATCGTCGCTCTCCCTCGCTTGTCGGCCTGATCAGTTCTTTACGGATGGCAGTTCGGAAACGAGCCGGAGGGAAGCGTTGATCCCCTCCAGTTGATAATGCGGTCTGAGATAGAAGCGGGCGTTGTAGTAGCCGGGCCGGCCTTCGACGCTATCGACCTGGACTTCCGCCGCGGCCAGCGGCCGCTTCGCCCGCGCCTTGTCGTCGGCGAATGCGGGATTCGCCAGCACATATCGGTTGATCCACTCGGTCAGCCAGACCTCCATGTCGGAGCGTTCCTTAAACGAGCCGATCTTGTCCCTGGCGATCGCCTTCAGATAATGGGCGAAGCGCGAGACGGGGAAGAGGTAGGGCAGGTTGGCGCTCAGCCGTTCGTTGGACTG encodes:
- the tssG gene encoding type VI secretion system baseplate subunit TssG; the protein is MADDAGQSLPHLEAATPLSEAFDFFELLRRLEREGRLFGHSGRLAREPARLDQHVRLGFSPRDVMHFTAEGEKTPARVTVANFGLLGPEGPMPLHVTRWVMDRLSQRWFAGQEAKETSDTTFVDFVNVLQHRLTALFYRAWADAMPAVQVERADGDRLLAMLRSMAGIGLPGTREKEGTGDNTGLDRVKVAQSASLAIQRDGPERLTQFLAEAFGVPVRLREFVAAWLTVPVSLQTRLSAAHASLGSAATIGPRTFSRQSRIEILVGPLDLKTYMSFLPGSGRLRLFARAVRDLIGEGLDVDLRLVLARPEVPQARLGKSQLGRTAWLAPADDAADADDLRLRTIVGWRPEASGAAA
- the tssJ gene encoding type VI secretion system lipoprotein TssJ; protein product: MLDRREFVLALGAVGLLSACQSGPPKPSSVVLNFAGEKGMNPAPDGSDRPVTVMIYRLRSTGKFNSADYFALEGNAAGTLGADLIGQEQVAVGPGRTASKAITVEADAAAIGLVALLRQPNGRSWRVTRSVPPGSKITLNVRLGAGGISA
- the tagH gene encoding type VI secretion system-associated FHA domain protein TagH; amino-acid sequence: MSLVLTIEHGPRAQTVRQARLDEGELVIGRSTEADWQIDDPDQFVSRTHCRISAERGGYIVTDTSSSGLFIDDAGSPLGRGNSARLMSGMRLRLGDYIVGVDLQGADIGGNRTADAGTPSPGARSSVSLDRDDFFSIRAEEEPARPRPAELPDPFERPVAGAFRNSEEPLRSPAFDDPFSLDPVSTPDPGSPPPAYGHGQGDAAFSFDPHPGEQPAQATEHTTTEWAGGGADFDFGRPEAPKAGREDPSAAKDAQERPENAWNLPPARKAAVPPPAAGAAPAKMPRAAALYSESALREAFLRGLGLDPADLSDRDPLAEMERFGRQYRLMMEGLMQLLRKRAEEKGNARVAQTVVGASAVNPLKFLPTVDDALATITAGRSAGFLQGDEAIADAVRDLAEHHVRAWRGVQGALRRMIDRFDPVAFEEELKSTSALDKVLAGGRGAKLWELYKKRHGEIAASAEQRFLGEIGADFRNAYEEE
- a CDS encoding Hcp family type VI secretion system effector, with the protein product MKIDGFLKVPDIKGPSKRDGHEDEIEVFGLNFEMKAPHDPNSLSRRGRVALGTIAFTKHYDMSSPYLEKALFENTLMDEVKFSARRTIEGETKDYLVITLKDASVTDYEMAASTTDPDLIEDKVSFAYKSIGFNYDGEHEIEMDVHVGK
- the tssF gene encoding type VI secretion system baseplate subunit TssF: MDRVFLEYYEEELTHIRDLAAEFADMHPAVARNLSLDTVPCPDPYVERLLDGVAFLAARTRLKVDAERSRFARAVIDVLYPDLIAPTPATAMAVLKPGQQVQTMIGGHVVPRGTRLVSGLQPGLSTRSTYTTVQDVPLWPIEIASAAYFQDRSALATAGIAAPDGVSGEAALRITLRRSGKGLLSELAVDRLDFHFAGRAKAPALFDAIFGACGALCARSAGKTEHLAVLPPPEMAGIGDGEALLPRTRETFEGYRLLREYFVMPERFHYVRVNGLGPVVKASNGELEIVFLLSRPIPELADVAAEHFALFATPVINLFERECNIIELDNRRTRQILHADRTRPRDFEIYRVLRVEDADSEGSDSEVPALFGLDQNRGSGWVYSTERRPRRAAEDERREGVTRTSYTGDDLFLAVSRPAGSTPSRPLKRLDVVALCTNRDLPILDDTPTLTLESGDPVDTVKLLGALRPPRSSISAALPAGAEGESRTDELAWRLVSQLSLNFLSLAAEGRGADPLYAVLDLYADRGDPGLARHVRSISRVDSRPVVERLPIAGPMCFGRGIEIVLHVDQSVLAGQSTLLLSALLSRLFARHAGINGFVRTRTRLMQKQEDVSWPMTPGNRYLI
- the tssE gene encoding type VI secretion system baseplate subunit TssE, with the translated sequence MSASDGRLRRKDNGIAQGAGKARREAFQPSLWDRLVNDLPGLMSEIDALRQALVEELGAEKLETLLAGGRRAIDTDADLSPECVKRLHRLVMQNENRGELERRGVVVSASVLREAVRRDIEALFNSERFESTPLLSDLEAEQTEDDPPALADFPLARRSVVNYGVPSFSGRSSRDFDRDSLAKEIRAILATYEPRLKDSATTVTVALGDKNVGLKIDIDAVLITTPSPERLRLRTTVNLDNGMARTDITDG
- the icmH gene encoding type IVB secretion system protein IcmH/DotU, yielding MSRDDPFGLSEDRERTRIRLINSPVQVPRGAISGAPPVDHRRAHPNQLVNAFASLLEFAPELESALPPENPEALRARLFDELIQARDATVAAGSPLARADQAAWLVGALLDDLALNTPWGGASAWPRQPLVVMLRGDVDAGAQFFARLEELERHPNRDRELLELQYYCMALGFRGKYRVPGRAGDRSINAVRVVTARFLRDADAEGAPLSPNWKGVAASDEPSRFTVPIWVMAAAAAVLTTIIYLVLSTLLGSRTAELSALVRSMPPAAQSEIARPAPEKPAAAPPPVKVDFALLPEFEAAAPAGLRPALKGHESISLATLLIQATDPEVFQSSRAELTDSFQPLIASIAKVIIDNKDVIGNITVVGHTDSVPLQRSNPLSNNQRLSEARAQTIADLLVQYGVPRERIRSEGRAATEPIADDGTRAGRALNRRVEVLVEKRL
- the tssK gene encoding type VI secretion system baseplate subunit TssK; the protein is MSDANRVLWSEGLFLRTQHFQQQDRFLEATVRGALQAGNLHTFGFRALTLDPAQLEAGQIAVSSARGIFPDGTPFSIPDTMDAPRPLAVTADTTGGPVLIALPLEPPGGIGFDPAHAEPTGARYRGRIVTVRDAVAGGADPEEIEIARPQAVLLPPGKSVGGYTALPVTEIHGLRADGGIATEETFLPPALATAAAPWYAQLMQEIITGLDQIADAHGKMVLGGPGRSVEDLMMLHLANTARPRLAHVLAQEVYHPAELFLELSGLAGSMATFGSSNRRLRELPPYDHMAPGPAFAELADTLRSLILSLRYVEPKSRALPVMRHSTNVWKVRIDNPKLLVQSRIVVRVGSELSEDALRKIFVNQVTVGAADEFEGLWKSRLPGIPLKPLHSQPREIPYDGDRLCLELDQKSEHWASLLDAPGFVIGVSGVLPSEPQVDCFSVNR